The Devosia sp. genome segment CGTCGCGATCTCCTTGGCGACGGCAACGGCATAGTCGGGATGGGCATTAAGCCCCGTGCCGACAGCGGTGCCACCCAGCGCCAGTTCCTTGAGCTGTGGCATACTCGCCTTGATCGCGGCCAGAGCATAGTCGATCTGCGCCACCCAACCGGAGATTTCCTGGCCCAGGGTCAGGGGCGTGGCATCCTGAAGATGGGTACGGCCGATCTTGACCACGTCCATGAAAGCTTCGGACTTGGCCGCGAGCGTATCGCGCAACAGCCCCACGCGCGCATAGAGGTAGTTTTCCACCGCCTCGACCGCCGCGATATGCATGGCGGTGGGATAGGTGTCGTTGGATGACTGGCTCATGTTGACGTGGTCATTGGGGTGGACGGGCTTCTTGGACCCCATCGTGCCGCCAGCCATTTCGATGGCGCGGTTGGAAATGACCTCGTTGACATTCATGTTGGACTGCGTGCCCGACCCGGTCTGCCACACCACCAGCGGGAAATGATCGGCCAGCTTGCCGGAAATCACTTCGTCCGCCGCAGCGACGACGAGATCGCGCGTCTTCTCGTCCATGAGGCCCAGCTTGTGGTTGGCCAGAGCCGCTGCCTTCTTGAGAATGCCGAAGGCCGTGACGATCTCGACCGGCATCTTCTCGCCGCCGATATCGAAGTTCTGGAGGCTCCGGGCGGTCTGCGCGCCGTAGTATTTATCGTTCGGAACCTCGATCGTACCCATGGTGTCCGATTCGACGCGCATGCTCATAGTGCCCTGCTCCGGTTTGGCCGCGCCCCTGGCGGCAGAAAAACAAAACGGCCGACCCTTGTGGGGGCCGGCCGTCGACATATCAGATAAAGCGCATCAGCGCCTGCTCGCCTTTCGGCTTAATTCTTTGCCGCGAGAATCTGGCGACCGCGATACATGCCGGTCTTGAGATCCACGTGATGGGGACGACGCAGCTCACCCGAATCCTTGTCTTCGACATAGGTGGGGTTGGCGATCGCGTCGGCCGAGCGGCGGAAACCGCGCTTCATCGGCGAGGTCTTGCGTTTTGGCACAGCCATGGTCGGTACTCCGAATTCAAAATCGTTGCGCCGCCAGGAGCGGCCAGAGACGTATCTCTGTCAGGATTGGTGGGGTCTATAGAGCAAGACGCAGCCCTTGGCTAGTGCCTTTTGCGCCGCTCCTCCGGCATTTTTCGGCCACCTCACAGGGCCAGCCGACCGTTTTCGCCGACACAGGCGGCACGCTCGCCATATTGACGGGCCCGATCCTCGACAATGGCGGCAACCCGCAGCAGGCCCTGGCTCGGACGCGCCGGGTCGCGCAGGATCGGATTGGGCAGGGTGACAGCCAAAAGGCTCGCCGTGCGCCAGTCCAGGTTCTGCGGTTCGCGGCCGAAGGCCCGCGCAGCGCCGGCCGCTATTCCGAACTCTCCCGAAGGCCCCCACTCGGCGATGTTGAGGTAGATTTCCATGATCCGGTGCTTGGGCATGACGAGGTCGATATAGGCGGCGATCGGCACTTCGAGCCCCTTGCGAACGGCACTTTGACCGTTCCACAGGAACAGGTTGCGGGCGACCTGCATGGTGATGGTGGAGGCGCCCCGCGTGTCGCGTCCGGCCAGATAATTCTCGACCTCGACACGCAGGGCGCCCAGGTCCACCCCAAAATGCCGGCAAAACTGCCCATCCTCCGACAGGATGACGGACGCTTTCAGCCGATCCGATATGTCCTCGATTTCGCGCCAGGTTCGCGTCACCGGCTGGCCCGTCACCATTCTCATCAGCATCGGCACGGATACTGGCTGCACGAACAGATAGAGCGGCGTCAGCAGCAGCGGAATAGCCACGAGCACGGCAAGAATGCCGAGGGGAATGCGCAGATATCGCAGAATGGTTTTCTTTCGTCGGGCCATGGTGCGTCTTTAGCCGTTGGACGATGGCGAAGCCAGTGGCAGCAAGCCCTTGCCGCTCCGCCGCCAAACCGCTAGCAACACCGCATGTACGATTTTGCCGCCGACAGCGCCGATTGCGCCCGATCCGTCGAGGCCGGGCTTGCCGAAGTGCTGACCGGCACCCCGCTGTCCGGGCCCGGCCCCGTCCCGGACCGGCTGGTCGGCGCCATGCGCCATGGCAGCCTCGAGGGCGGCAAGCGCTTGAGGCCCCTGCTGGTCCGACAGGCTGCGGCGATCTTTTCCGTCCCGCGCGACATAGCGCTCAGGGCCGGTCTCGCCGTGGAAATGGTGCACTGCTATTCCCTCATCCACGATGACCTGCCGGCCATGGACGATGACGACCTGCGCCGGGGCCGTCCGACCGTACACAAGGCCTATGACGAGGCGACCGCAATCCTCGCCGGGGATGCCCTTTTGACCCAGGCCTTTGCCATGCTGGCCGACCCGGAATGTCACCCCGACGCCGATATCCGCATTCGCCTCGTCGCCGAACTGGCGGCCGGCTCGGGTGCGGGCGGCATGGCCGGTGGCCAGATGCGCGACATCGAGGGGGAAAGCGGCGGTCTCAGCGAAACCGACATTGCCCTGATGCAGTCGATGAAGACCGGCGCCCTGATCCGTGCCTCGGTCCGCATGGGCGCCATTCTGGGCGGCGCCGAACCGCGGGCCCTGTCTGCGCTAACCGCTTATGCCGAAGCCGCCGGGCGCGCCTTCCAGCTCGCCGACGACATTCTCGACGTCACCGCGACAGTCGAAACCATGGGCAAGGCCACCGGCAAGGATGCCGATGCCGGCAAACAGACCCTGGTGGCCCGGCTGGGCATCGACGGGGCGCGAAAAACGCTCGATGGCATCGTCAATGAGGCGCTGCTGGCGCTGCGCACATTTGGCCCGAAGGCCGACGGATTGCGGGCCACGGCCCGCTACTTCGCGGCGCGGGAGAAATAGCCATGGCGAGACTGGTCAGTGTCAATGTCGGCGTTCCAACCAATATTCCCGGCACGGGGACCCTGACCGGCATCTACAAGCAGCCGGTATCCGGCCCGGTGAAGATCGAGACAGGCGGCCTTGCGCACGACGTCATCGCCGACCGTCACCATCACGGCGGCGCCGATCAGGCCGTCTATATCTACTTCCTTGCGGACTATGCCTATTGGGCCGGCGAGGGCATCGAGCCGGAGCCTGGCCTGTTTGGCGAGAATCTCACCATTGATGGACCGGACAGCAAGACCTGCTGCGTCGGCGACCGGTTGGCGATGGGCGAGGTTATTCTCGAGGTGACCTACCATCGAACCCCCTGCATGACCTTTGCCGCCAAGATGGGAGACCCGCGCTGGCTCAAGCGCTTTCACAAGGCGCGGCGGTCCGGGGCATATTGCCGGGTCATCCGGCCGGGAACGGTAGAGGCCGGCATGGATATTTCTATCACGCCCTATGCCGGCGAACGCATTTCCGTTGCCGAGCTCATGGGCTTTGATGGCGTGGCCGATATTCCCCGCGACTTCATGACCCGCGCACTGACCACCCCCATCCGCGCCAAAACCCGCTTCAAGTACGAAAACCGCCTCGCCGCCCTGTTCTGAGTTGTGTCCATGAGCCGTCAATCCGTTCAGTCCGATCTGGCCAATCGCGCCCCCGATCTTGCCGTCATCGTCACCGAGGCCTCCACCGCGACGGTGCAACTGGCCGCCGAGACCCATGGCGTGCAGCCCGGCCAGATCGCCAAGACCTTGTGCATTCGCGTCAAGGATGAGGAGTTTCTGCTGGTGACACGCGGCGACGCGCGTCTCGACAACCAGAAATCCAAGACCGCCTTTGGCGGCAGGCCCCGCATGTTGGGCGCCGAAGATGTATTGCGCCTCACCGGACATCAGGTCGGCGGTGTCTGCCCCTTCGGGCTGCCAGCGCCGCTGCCCATTTTCCTCGATACTTCGCTCCGCATCTACGACATCGTCATCCCCGCTGGTGGGGATACGCACAGCTCGGTCAAGCTGAGCGTCGAGCGTCTGGAAAACCTGTGCGGCGGCAAATGGGTCGATGCATGCCAGCTTCCGGAATAGATGCGTCCTTCGCCGACTATGTGCGCACGCGCTTCGTTCTGACACCCCTTTCCTATCGTCCCGATATTGCGCTCTATGGCCCGACGCCCGGCAGCGGCCTCACCGCCTTTCTGGGCCGTTTAGGTCGTACCGAAGCCCCACCCTACTGGGCCTATGGCTGGGCCGGCGGAGCAGCGCTGGTGCTTTACCTCAATGACAATCCTCAGGACGTCGCCGGCAGGTCCGTGCTGGATTTTGGTGCGGGATCGGGCCTTGTCGGCATTGCTGCCGCCATGGCGGGCGCTACCGTGACCGCCTACGAGCCCGACCCGCTCGGCCAACTGGCGCTGACCCTTAATGCCGGGGCCAATGGCGTCAGCATTGCGCAAGGCAATGCAACCACGGCGACCGAGGTGGTGTTGGCCGGCGATGTCTTTTACGACGCCAGCGTTGCCGCCGTGACGCTCCCCCTGCTTGAGGCCCACGCGGCGCGCGGCGCCAGGGTCATCGTCGGTGACCCGTTTCGCCGCGATCTGCCACGGACGATGTTGGAGCAAATCGGCGAATACATGGTCCCGGACATGGGCGGCGGCGAGGTTGCTGCCGGCATATTCACCCTGCCGCCCGCGAATATCTGACATGCCGGCCCGGCCTTGCCCGGCAGCCCACCCTGCTCTATATCCATCCGCAAGCGAGGACGACCTCCCCCACTTTGGGTAATCGTTTCGGGACGGCCCGGTGACCATGGGGAAAACCATGCGCAACACCGCAGACCGTATTCGTCACGCCATCTCCTTCGAAGTGATCGGCATTCTCCTGGCGACGCCGCTTGCCGCCTTCGCCTTCCATCTGCCCGGTGGAGACAGCGCCGTCGTGATCGTGGCCAGCGCCACGGTCGCCATGCTGTGGAACTATGTCTACAATCTCGGCTTCGATCACATCATGGTCAAAGTGCGGGGCAGCACCGAGAAATCCACCGCCATCCGCGTGATGCATGCCGTGCTTTTCGAACTCGGGCTTCTGGCGCTCATGTTGCCGGCTATCGCCTGGTATCTTGGGATCAGCCTCTGGCAGGCCCTGATCATGGATATCGCCCTGGCAGCCTTCTACATGGTCTATGCCTTCGTCTTCAACTGGGCCTATGACCGGGTGTTTCCGCTGCCTGAATGGCGGGAGAACGGGGTCTAGCCCGGCAGCCGCGCCAGGAGCGCTGCGCTGTCGGCCCTGAGGGCCACGGCGCGGTCGCTTTCCCGGGTCACCACGAAACCCAGGCGCTCGTGAAGGCGCAACGACGCCTTGTTGCCCCGCCGGACATGGCTTTCGAGCCGCACCGCACCGACCGCCCGCACAAGGCCCGACATGGCCCGGGCCAGTTCGGCCGTAACCGATGCATTGCGATAGTGGGGGTGAATGGCGAGTCCGCCAACGAACCACACGTCATCGGAAAGCGGCCAGAGATAGCCATAGGCAACCAACTGCCCGTCGCGACGGACATGTGCCCATTTCGAACGCTCAAGCGACCGCGTCAGGGCCTCGCGATGGGCATCAGCATCCAGCGGCCCGCCCTCGGGTGCTTCAAGACACGGAAGGTCCAGGTTTAACACCTCGTCCAGCGAGGGGTTCATCCCAGCTGACCCGTCAGCTTGAGCGCACCCAGCACGATGATGAGCATGGCCAGCCAGAACAGGCGCCTTGTATTCCGCTCGTTCATCTATTCGGCCGCGTTCTGCCGGCCGGTGCCGAACTTGCGCTCGATATAGTCCGCCACCATCACCTTGAACTGGTCAGCCACATCGGCGCCGCGCAGGGTGGCAACCTTTTCGCCATCGACAAAGACCGGTGCCGCCGGGGTTTCGCCGGTGCCGGGCAGGGAGATACCGATATTGGCATGCTTGCTCTCCCCGGGCCCATTGACGATGCAGCCCATGACGGCGACCGACAGCGTCTCGACGCCCGGATAACGCTCGCGCCATTCGGGCATCGAGGTATTGAGGTGATCCTGGATATC includes the following:
- a CDS encoding GNAT family N-acetyltransferase, coding for MNPSLDEVLNLDLPCLEAPEGGPLDADAHREALTRSLERSKWAHVRRDGQLVAYGYLWPLSDDVWFVGGLAIHPHYRNASVTAELARAMSGLVRAVGAVRLESHVRRGNKASLRLHERLGFVVTRESDRAVALRADSAALLARLPG
- a CDS encoding polyprenyl synthetase family protein yields the protein MYDFAADSADCARSVEAGLAEVLTGTPLSGPGPVPDRLVGAMRHGSLEGGKRLRPLLVRQAAAIFSVPRDIALRAGLAVEMVHCYSLIHDDLPAMDDDDLRRGRPTVHKAYDEATAILAGDALLTQAFAMLADPECHPDADIRIRLVAELAAGSGAGGMAGGQMRDIEGESGGLSETDIALMQSMKTGALIRASVRMGAILGGAEPRALSALTAYAEAAGRAFQLADDILDVTATVETMGKATGKDADAGKQTLVARLGIDGARKTLDGIVNEALLALRTFGPKADGLRATARYFAAREK
- a CDS encoding PACE efflux transporter, translated to MRNTADRIRHAISFEVIGILLATPLAAFAFHLPGGDSAVVIVASATVAMLWNYVYNLGFDHIMVKVRGSTEKSTAIRVMHAVLFELGLLALMLPAIAWYLGISLWQALIMDIALAAFYMVYAFVFNWAYDRVFPLPEWRENGV
- a CDS encoding 50S ribosomal protein L11 methyltransferase, with amino-acid sequence MPASGIDASFADYVRTRFVLTPLSYRPDIALYGPTPGSGLTAFLGRLGRTEAPPYWAYGWAGGAALVLYLNDNPQDVAGRSVLDFGAGSGLVGIAAAMAGATVTAYEPDPLGQLALTLNAGANGVSIAQGNATTATEVVLAGDVFYDASVAAVTLPLLEAHAARGARVIVGDPFRRDLPRTMLEQIGEYMVPDMGGGEVAAGIFTLPPANI
- the fumC gene encoding class II fumarate hydratase, coding for MSMRVESDTMGTIEVPNDKYYGAQTARSLQNFDIGGEKMPVEIVTAFGILKKAAALANHKLGLMDEKTRDLVVAAADEVISGKLADHFPLVVWQTGSGTQSNMNVNEVISNRAIEMAGGTMGSKKPVHPNDHVNMSQSSNDTYPTAMHIAAVEAVENYLYARVGLLRDTLAAKSEAFMDVVKIGRTHLQDATPLTLGQEISGWVAQIDYALAAIKASMPQLKELALGGTAVGTGLNAHPDYAVAVAKEIATLTGHDFVTGPNKFALLAGHDAFVGTSGALKQLAAALMKIANDVRWLASGPRSGLGEITIPENEPGSSIMPGKVNPTQSEAMTMVVAQVMGNDAAIGFAASQGNFELNVFKPVIAYNFLQSVRLLADAAKSFNDNCAEGIEPDHKRIKQLVDQSLMLVTALNRKIGYDNAAKIAKTAHKNGTTLKEEAIKLGLLTAEEFDAEVKPEQMVGPLKLKK
- a CDS encoding transglycosylase domain-containing protein, whose product is MARRKKTILRYLRIPLGILAVLVAIPLLLTPLYLFVQPVSVPMLMRMVTGQPVTRTWREIEDISDRLKASVILSEDGQFCRHFGVDLGALRVEVENYLAGRDTRGASTITMQVARNLFLWNGQSAVRKGLEVPIAAYIDLVMPKHRIMEIYLNIAEWGPSGEFGIAAGAARAFGREPQNLDWRTASLLAVTLPNPILRDPARPSQGLLRVAAIVEDRARQYGERAACVGENGRLAL
- a CDS encoding MOSC domain-containing protein, with protein sequence MARLVSVNVGVPTNIPGTGTLTGIYKQPVSGPVKIETGGLAHDVIADRHHHGGADQAVYIYFLADYAYWAGEGIEPEPGLFGENLTIDGPDSKTCCVGDRLAMGEVILEVTYHRTPCMTFAAKMGDPRWLKRFHKARRSGAYCRVIRPGTVEAGMDISITPYAGERISVAELMGFDGVADIPRDFMTRALTTPIRAKTRFKYENRLAALF
- a CDS encoding YbaK/EbsC family protein, which codes for MSRQSVQSDLANRAPDLAVIVTEASTATVQLAAETHGVQPGQIAKTLCIRVKDEEFLLVTRGDARLDNQKSKTAFGGRPRMLGAEDVLRLTGHQVGGVCPFGLPAPLPIFLDTSLRIYDIVIPAGGDTHSSVKLSVERLENLCGGKWVDACQLPE
- the rpmF gene encoding 50S ribosomal protein L32: MAVPKRKTSPMKRGFRRSADAIANPTYVEDKDSGELRRPHHVDLKTGMYRGRQILAAKN